Genomic DNA from Panulirus ornatus isolate Po-2019 chromosome 50, ASM3632096v1, whole genome shotgun sequence:
ttttttcacatcttggttacatccacgcacatttaggcaccccactctgagccttcgaggaggatgagcactccccgcgtgactccttcttctgtttcccattttagaaagttaatacaaggaggggaggatttctggccccccgctcccgtcccctctagtcgctttctacgacacgcgaggaatacgtgggaagtattctttcacccctatccccagggataatatacatatatatatacatatacacatacacacacatacacatacatacgcacatatacacacacacacatacatatatatacatatgaaaaatgtaagaaacaatttagaaaactgaaacttctagcttgaaatgagtgaaaaaatgaatgtcacataatagttcaacctctggctatggaaaaaggaaatgtataatttatttacacaaacgtcaatagcagttctcatcaatttaaccactgtatcaataagcttcaatgtctaagctacatttttctccaatttcactattttcttgtcaaaacaccatgtatgaaaactatcactccagtaacacaactacaaacatttatagtttatatatatatatatatatatatatatatatatatgtgtgtgtgtgtgtgtgtgtgtgtgtgtgtgtgtgtgtgtgtgtgtgtgtgtgtatatatatatatatatatatatatatatatatatatatatatatatatatatatatatatatttttttttttttttttttcatactattcgctatttcccgcgatagcgaggtagcgttaagaacagaggactgggcctttgagggaatatcctcacctggccctattctctgttccttcttttggaaaattaaaaaaaaaaaaaaaatcgagaggggaggatttccagcccccccgctcccttcccttttagtcgccttctacgacacgcagggaatacgtgggaagtattctttctcccctatccccagggaaaatatatatatatatatatatatatatatatatatatatatatatatatatatatatatatatatatatatatatatatgtatataggacgccatatggtaaacatgcatgtttaccaaatggcgtcctagcttcgtttcttcgatgtatatcaactgactgttatatatatatatacacataggacgccatatggtaaacatgcatgtttaccaaatggcgtcctagcttcgtttcttcgatgtatatcaactgactgttatatttctcttttgtgtttctcctgatgatgtgattattacacgaaagtgcacttgggaacttatcgtgtttcattttcctcgtggactcataggaatatcttgatcactcgcaaaattgtgagcctttccaattcatatgtatgtatatatatatatatatatatatatatatatatatatatatatatatatatatatatatatatatatatatatatcgaacatgTAAGCTAAATAGGACACCTTATTTATAGCAGCATGGCTGACTTACCTCGTCATGTCCCATCTCATATTCCTTTCGATCCTCCTGCATCTAGCCAATGGAACCGGAGGAGCACAATGGCCCAGACTTTCACTATAAGGTCCTCTGGCGACctgtgggagaggagaaggaggaggaggaggaggagaaggaagaagaggtagaagaggaggaggttcctGCTGGTGAGGCTGAAGACGACGCTGGGAGCACCGTAGCTGAAGAACCTACCTCTGAGGAAGGAGAAGACAGAGACGAGGATGGCTGGCACGTACGAGAAATACAAGActgggagaaggtgaggagggtcgtAATTGCTCCCTAAGGGTAGCAGATCACTAGCCACGTACATGTGTTATGAACTGATGAAAGAATATAATTCACCCTTCTTAGATAATTACTTTACAAGGTAATTCATGCTAATGCCTTTTTATATAAGTGTTTTCTGAGGTCTTACTAGATCCTCTAACTATGCGTCCCCGTTTTCTGTTGCCGAAGAGCGAGGTGGAGATCGTGGACTTGCTTCCTTACCAACAATTCGAGGTCCAGGTGGAGGCTCACAATGCTTACGGCACCTCGCCCGAGGGTCAGCTCACCTACACTGGCTACTCTGGCCAGGATGGTCAGTACCTGAGTCTCCTGACCTTGATTTCCAGTGACCCGCTGGTGACACAGACCTTCTGTATGTGCTGAGTGGGTTAACACAGACCCACTGCTGACACAGACCTTCTGTATGTGTTGAGTGGGTTAACACAGACCCGCTGGTGACATAGACCTTCTGTATGTGCTGAGTGGGTTAACACAGACCCACTGCTGACATAGACATGTATGTGTGTTGACACAGACCCACTGCTGACATAGACCTTCTGTATATGGGttaacacagacacactgctGATACAGACTTTCTGTATGTGGGTTAACACAGACCCACTGCTGATACAGACCTTCTGTATGTGCTGAGTGGGTTAACACAGACCCATTGCTGACACAGACCTTCTGTATGTGGGTTGACACAGACCCACTGCTGACATAGACCTTCTGTATGCAGATTAACACAGACCCATAGCTGACATAGACTTTCTGTATGTGGGTTGACACAGACCCACTGCTGACATAGACCTTCTGTATGTGCTGAGTGGGCTAATCAGACCCACTGCTGATACAGACCTTCTGTATGTGCTAGTGGGTTGACAGATATACTGTATCTACTGTATTGAGATGATCAAATTCATGTTCTTTAGTTTAGCCAAGAACATGGAAGAATCCCTCAATTGCTAATATGTTCCTCTTACTTTATACATCACTGATGATATAGATGTAACGATCGTATAGATCGTTACATCTGTATGAGTATCGACTGGTTGATAACTCAACTATACATCTTAATGACTATATCAAGAGAGTATGGACCGGTTAATAACTTAACTATTCATCTTAAGGACTAAATCAAGAGAGTATCTACTGGTTAATAACTTAACTATACATGTTAATGAGTATATTAAGAGAGTATTGACTGGTTAATAACTTAACTATACATCTTAATAGCTATATCAAGAGACTCAGGGTAATTAACATGGGGTCAACTTTTCAACAGTGCCTGAAAGCGAGCCGGAGAACTTAGCCCTGTCCGTAGCTGAAGCCACGGACGCTGTCCTTACGTGGGACCCCGTGGATGACCATTCCGTCCACGGTCTTCTCCTTGGGTACAAGGTAAGTACGTACGAGgctaggttgtggtgggggaacaAGGCGGAGAGAAAAACGAGTCGTGAGTTTTGCTATACTAATGCTAACGTTTGTTTTGAAAACTGGTATATCTTAAGTCACTATTCATACCTCATATGCTGGTTAGTTTGAACGTTATTTAACTCACAGGTTGAGTACTGGGAAGACAGGGACGAAGACGAGGACGAGGACACGGGTCGTGACGAAGTACTGACGACTGGGCCAGTGGGACGTGTGCAGTTGACGGGTCTCAAACCGTTCACGACGTACAGTGCACGGGTCAGCGCCGTCAACTCTGCCTTCACTGGTCCAGCCAGCGACACCCTCACCTTCGCCACggctgagggaggtgaggaacgtCCTACCTCAGTCACTCCACCACGCCAACCGTCGTAACTCCTTCGTCGTACCTCCATCTATCTTCTTCCGTCGTAACTCCTTCGTCGTATTTCCATCTATCTTCTTCCGTCGTAACTCCTCGTCGTATTTCCATCTATCTTCTTCCGTCGCAACTCCATCTAACTTCTTCCGTCGTAACTCCATCGTAGTAACTCCATCGTCGTAATTCCATCGTCGTATCTCCATCTACCTTCTTCCGTCGTGACTCCTTCGTCGTATTTCCATCTATCTTCTTCCGTCGTATCTCCATCTAACTTCTTCCGTCGTAACTGCATCGTCGTAACTCCGTCGTAATTCCATCATCGTAACTCCATCTATCTTCTTCCGTCGTAACTCCATCGTCGTATGTCCATCCTCTTTCCGTCGTAGGGCCATCGTCGTAATTCCATCGTCGTAACTCCATCTAACTTCTTTCGTCGTAACTCCATCGTCATTACTCCATCTTCTTTCTGTCGTAACTTCATCGTCGTAACTCCATCACTGTAATTCTATCGTCGTAACTCCTTCTTTCTTCCGTTGTAACTCCATCTTTCGGTCGTAACTCCATCATCGTAACTCAATCTTTCGGTTGTAACTCCAGCGTAACTCCATCTTTCTGTCgtcactccatcttctttcatCTGTAACTCCATCATCGTAACTCCATTGTAACTCCATCTTCTTTCGGTCGTAACTCCATCTTCTCTCGTCATAACTCCATCGTAACTCCATCTTTCGTCGCAACTCCATcgtaactccttcttctttcGTCGTAACTCTATCGTAACTCCATCTTCTTTTGTCCTAACTCCATCATAACTCCGTCTTACGTCGTAACTCCATCGTAACTTCATCTTTTTTCGTCGTAACTCCATCCTATTCCGTCGTAACTCCATCTTCTTTCGGTCGTAACTCCATCATCTTAACTCCATCTTCTTTCAGTCGTCACTCCATCATCGTAACTCCATCTTCTTTCGGTCGCATCTCCATCGTAACTCCATCTTCTCCGTCGTCACTCCATCATCGTAACTCCACCTTCTTTCAGTCGCATCTCCATcgtaactccttcttcttccGTCGTAACTCCATCATCGTAACTCCATCTTCTTTCGGTCGTAACTCCATCGTAACTCCATCTTCTTCCGTCGTAACTCCATCGTCGAAACTCCATCTTCTTTCAGTCGTAACTCCATCATCGTAACTCCGTCTTCCTCTGTCGTCACTCCATCTTCTTAACTCCATCTTCTTTGCGAGCGTCTTTCTTCCCTGCCTTTCCATCAGCtttctccgtcctcctcctccttctacagcgTACGAGATCCTTGTAGAAAGGGTCATCGTACACGTCTTGGACCTGTATACTGTCATCTACACTAAGTTGACCTCTGCACACGGGGCACTTCGCCATCATGACCCTGGGTCACCGCGGTTGCGTCACAAAAGAAGTTCATCAAACACCTCGGACGCAATAGAAAATTGAGGGTGGTTGACCTCTGTTAGGActggaaattgaagggggaggggggatgagatggaaattgaagggggggggggggatgagatggaaattgaagggggaggggggatgagatggaaattgaagggggaggggggatgagatggaaattgaagggggaggggggatgagatggaaattgaagggggaggggggatgagatggaaattgaagggggaggggggatgagatggaaattgaagggggaggggggatgagatggaaattgaagggggaggggggatgagatggaaattgaagggggaggggggatgagatggaaattgaagggggaggggggatgagatggaaattgaagggggaggggggatgagatggaaattgaagggggaggggggatgagatggaaattgaagggggaggggggatgagatggaaattgaagggggaggggggatgagatggaaattgaagggggaggggggatgagatggaaattgaagggggaggggggatgagatggaaattgaagggggaggggggatgagatggaaattgaagggggaggggggatgagatggaaattgaagggggaggggggatgagatggaaattgaagggggaggggggatgagatggaaattgaagggggaggggggatgagatggaaattgaagggggaggggggatgagatggaaattgaagagagggaaggatgagatggaaattgaagggggaggggggatgagatggaaattgaagggggaggggggatgagatggaaattgaagggggaggggggatgagatggaaattgaagggggaggggggatgagatggaaattgaagggggaggggggatgagatggaaattgaagggggaggggggatgagatggaaattgaagggggaggggggatgagatggaaattgaagggggaggggggatgagatggaaattgaagggggaggggggatgagatggaaattgaagggggaggggggatgagatggaaattgaagggggaggggggatgagatggaaattgaagggggaggggggatgagatggaaattgaagggggaggggggatgagatggaaattgaagggggaggggggatgagatggaaattgaagggggaggggggatgagatggaaattgaagggggaggggggatgagatggaaattgaagggggaggggggatgagatggaaattgaagggggaggggggatgagatggaaattgaagggggaggggggatgagatggaaattgaagggggaggggggatgagatggaaattgaagggggaggggggatgagatggaaattgaagggggaggggggatgagatggaaattgaagggggaggggggatgagatggaaattgaagggggaggggggatgagatggaaattgaagggggaggggggatgagatggaaattgaagggggaggggggatgagatggaaattgaagggggaggggggatgagatggaaattgaagggggaggggggatgagatggaaattgaagggggaggggggatgagatggaaattgaagggggaggggggatgagatggaaattgaagggggaggggggatgagatggaaattgaagggggaggggggatgagatggaaattgaagggggaggggggatgagatggaaattgaagggggaggggggatgagatggaaattgaagggggaggggggatgagatggaaattgaagggggaggggggatgagatggaaattgaagggggaggggggatgagatggaaattgaagggggaggggggatgagatggaaattgaagggggaggggggatgagatggaaattgaagggggaggggggatgagatggaaattgaagggggaggggggatgagatggaaattgaagggggaggggggatgagatggaaattgaagggggaggggggatgagatggaaattgaagggggaggggggatgagatggaaattgaagggggaggggggatgagatggaaattgaagggggaggggggatgagatggaaattgaagggggaggggggatgagatggaaattgaagggggaggggggatgagatggaaattgaagggggaggggggatgagatggaaattgaagggggaggggggatgagatggaaattgaagggggaggggggatgagatggaaattgaagggggaggggggatgagatggaaattgaagggggaggggggatgagatggaaattgaagggggaggggggatgagatggaaattgaagggggaggggggatgagatggaaattgaagggggaggggggatgagatggaaattgaagggggaggggggatgagatggaaattgaagggggaggggggatgagatggaaattgaagagagggaaggatgagatggaaattgaagggggaggggggatgagatggaaattgaagggggaggggggatgagatggaaattgaagggggaggggggatgagatggaaattgaagggggaggggggatgagatggaaattgaagggggaggggggatgagatggaaattgaagggggaggggggatgagatggaaattgaagggggaggggggatgagatggaaattgaagggggaggggggatgagatggaaattgaagggggaggggggatgagatggaaattgaagggggaggggggatgagatggaaattgaaggggggggggggaaacgaagGGTTTAGAGTTGCTGGGTGTTGAGGTAGATGCGTTGGCGAGGGAATCATGCAAAGCTAAATTAAAATCACGTATGAAACAGTGAAACTTTCGCTCTGAAAATACCTTGAAAGTTGCTGAATGAGGCTGTAATTGTTGAGAACTGAACTAGAAACGGACAAGGAAAGAAGCTACACCtaccttcatatatgtatatatatatatatatatatatatatatatatatatatatatatatatatatatatatatatatatgtatgtgtctgtgtgtgtgtgtgtgtgtgtatgtgtgaaatgactatttgattagAAGTCATCGATTAGCCTTTGTCTCACagccatgagcaacggggtctagaccggtcaaatccaaTCAGGCTCACACTAGTgaccagcagctagcatttcaGGCCAAAACAACTTGAACACCTCCTTCAGTTGCTCAAGGTGATCTTAACAccacagatagatagagacatgTGTAGAAAGATAGATTATATATTTACCGACCATAAAATCACATTTGGGATGACATATTTTGAATATTGTAACATGTCTTCGAGTGGAATGTATATTGCGGAGGTACAGGAATCTATTTTCAGTTGATAGCTGAGCATCTGTGGgttacgttagagagagagagagagagagagagagagagagagagagagagagagagagagagagagagagagagagagttgcaatgGTATACACAGTAATGGTACACAGGCCAGGAAAGTATCATCTGCACACAGAGCTTAACGGGTCTTGATAATGGACGAGAAAGGAGGCTACGAGATGTTTATGAAAGAATGTAGATATTAAGACTAGTACTGTAAAGGAAATTGTGCACAGAATGGAGAATAAAAGAAATTGGATCCAAATTCGGGAAGAGTTGAGAAAATGTAGAGGTAGGTGGTGTGAAGAGTGTATGGCCACGGTTAAGGGGAGACTAGATGAACCACTTCAGGTGGGTAGATGTTTTAGAAACGTAGAGGTAGGTGGAATGAAGAGTGTGGGGCTACAGTTGAGGGGAGACTAGATGAACCACTTCAGGTgggaaaatgttttagaaatgtAGAGGTAGGTGGCATGAAGAATGCGGGCAAGTTAAGGGGAGACTAGATGAACCACTTTAGGTGGGTAAATGTTTTAGAAATGTAGAGGTAAGTGGAATGAAGAGTGTGGATGAGTCTACAGTTAAGGAAAACTAGATAAATCAGTTCAGGTGGGTAGATGTTATATAATGTAGAGGTGTGTAGAAGTAAGTGGAATGAAGAGTGTGGGTGAGTCTACAGTTAAGAGGAACTAGATGAATTACTTCAGGTGGGCAAATGTTATGAAAATGTAGAGGAAAGTGAAATGAAGAATGTGGATACGTCTACAGTTAAGAGGAGACTAGATGAACTACTCCAAGTGGGTAAATGTTGTAAAAATGTAGAGGTAAGAGAAATGAAGAGTGTGGGTGAGGCTACAGTTAGGGAAGACTAGGTATACCACTTCTGGTGGGTAAATGTTATAAAAATGTAGAGGTAGGCGGAATGAAGAGTGTGGGTGAGGCTACAGACTAGGTACACCACTTGAGGTGGGTAAATGTTATAAAAATGTAgaggaagatggaatgaagaatgtgGATGCGTCTGAAGAGGAAAGAGTAGATGTTATTGGCATGTCTTACTTCAACAGATCTTCCATGGATGTCGAGATGAAGGCAACTGAGCCACGCATCCCAGATATGCCTAACTTCACCTGGTCTGTGATGAGGGAAAATGAGGAGAGTGACcaggatgatgagggagacggACTggatgacaacatcatcatcGGCGACACTGATGGCGATGGTGATGTCGATGAGGATGACGTATCCGACGCGGATAACGACGGCGATGTTGATGCGGACGATATCAAGATCGCTGACATCAATAAGGATGGGAGAGTGGACGAGAAAGATGTGAAGGCTGCAGATAGGGATGGCGATGGTGACGTCGATATGTTTGACATCGGCGACGAAGATGGCGACGGTGATTTTGATGGCGCGGACGTCCTCGCCGCGGACGAAGATGGTGACGGCGACATAGACGCCGCGGACGACGACGAGGAAGACACCCTCCTCGAGGACCGGGACGGCGACGGAGACGTGGATCGCCACGACGTGGTGGACATCAACCACGACGGCGTCGTTGACGAGAAGGACTTCAGCGCAGCGGATGTCGACAACGACGGAGACGTCGATTTCGACGACGTCAAGGCCGCCGACAAAGACGGAGATGGGGACATCGACGCAGCGGATGTGGTGGATCTCGACGGAGATGGACGGGTGGACGGGGATGACCTCGAAGTGACGGATAAGGACGGGGATGGCGAAGTGGACTCGCGAGACTTCAAGCTGACCAAAGCTTTCCTCCTGGACGTTGATAACGACGGCGACATCGACGCCGACGACGTCCTCGACATCAACAACGACGGCCGGATTGATGAGGACGACCATGCGATTGCCGACATCGACAACGACGGCGATGTCGACGCCGATGACGTCAAGGCCGCCGACGCAGATGGAGACGGAGACGTCGACGCCGCAGACGTCGGAGACGAAGACGGAGACGGAGATGTTGACGGACTCGATATTGTCAGCGCCGATAAAGATGGTGACGGGGACATCGACGCGAGAGATAGGGATGGCGAGAATATCCTCCTGAGTGAccgcgatggtgatggtgacatcgATCAAGCTGATGTCACTGacctggatggtgatggtgatgttgacgaTCAGGACTTGGCAGCTGCGGATCTTGACGGCGATGGCGATTTTGACGCAGAAGATGTACAGATCGCTGACGCAGACGGCGACGGAGACGTCGATGCAGCTGACGTGGTCGACGTAGATGGTGATGGCCAGATCGATGGCAGTGACTTGAAAGTGAGCGATCGTGATGGCGATGGTGACATTGATGCCAAAGACTTTACCTTCAGGAACACTTTATTGGCTGATAGTGACAATGATGGTGATATTGATCGAGATGACGTCCTCGACattgatggtgatggggtggtcgATGAAGAGGACATCAAGGCTTCCGACATCGATGGTGATGGGGATATTGATGGTGATGACGTGAAGGAAGGTGATAAAGATGGAGACAATGATATTGACTCGTCCGACGTCAAGGACCTTGATGGAGACGGACTTGTTGATGCGGACGATCTGGGCGTCAAGGATAAAGATGGCGATGGGGACGTAGATGCGACGGACTTCGTCCTTCGCAAGATGATTCTCGGGGACACCGATGGCGATGGGGACGTCGACGTCGACGACGTCCTGGACACCGACGGAGACGGCGACGTCGATGAGACGGACATCGAAGTCGCCGACATCGACAACGACGGCGACGTAGACAGAAACGACGTCATTGCCGGCGACAGGAACCGCGACGGAGACGTCGACGAAGCTGATATTGGCGACGAAGATGGTGACGGCGATATAGATGGAGCCGATGTCATTGCCGCTGACGAAGATGGCGATGGGGACATCGACGCAGCAGACGATGATGGGGAGAGTATCCTACTATCAGACGCCGACAGCGACGGACGCATTGATAAAGACGACATTCAGGACCTTAATGGAGATGGGGTCGTCGACGAGAGTGACCTGAACATCGCCGACGTGGATAATGATGGTGACTTCGATGGTGACGACATTGCGGCAGCCGACAGGGACGGAGATGGTGACGTCGACGCGGCAGATGTGGTCGACGTCGATGGCGACGGAGATGTCGACGGTAAGGACCTTCTGGCCTCGGATAAAGATGGCGATGGCGACGTCGACTCGTCCGATATCGAGAACTTGGACGTCTTCCTCAAGGACACCGACCACGACGGCGACGTCGACGTCCATGACGTCCTCGACTCAGACCACGATGGCGATGTCGACGAGGTGGACATCGCAGTGGCAGACGTCGACAACGACGGTGACGTCGACTTAGACGACCTCATCGCCGGCGACCGCGATCTCGACGGCGACGTCGACTTCAAGGACATCGGAGACCAAGATGGAGACGGCGACATCGACGGGAAGGACGTCGAAGCCGCCGACGAGGACGGAGACGGCGACATCGACGCCGCGGACGAAGGGCGTGGTGTCGACGTCCGCGTCAACTGGAAGCCGAACTTCGAGGAACACCCAGGCGTCGACTTCTACGTACAGAGCAGGTGAGTGACAACCCCAGGGGCGCACCCAGCTCCCCCAGGATCTACCCAGGCTGCAATGGGGATGACTTCGTCGGGATATACTGGAGGTCGATACCATTATGATTACATCAATACCACTATGATTACATTGAtaccattatgattacattaataccattatgattacatgaataccattatgattacattaataccattatgattacattaataccaTTATGAGTACATTAATACCATTATGATTACATTGATACCATTATGATTACATGAATACCATTGTGATTACATTAAtaccattatgattacattaataccaTTATGATTACATGAATACCATTATGATAAATTAATACCATTATAATTACATTGATACATTATGATTCCACTAATACCATTATGATTACATCAATGCCATTCTGATTACATTAATATCATTGCAATTACATCAAtaccattatgattacattaatacgATTATGATTACATGAATACCATTGTGATTACATTAACGCCATTATGATTACCTCAATACCATTgtaattacattatgattacattaataccaTTCTATTTACATTAATATCATTGTGATTACATTAATACCATTATGATTACATGAATACCATTATGATTACATAAATACCAGTATTATTACATTAACACCATTGTGGTTACATTAAtaccattatgattacattaataccaTTATGATCTCATTAATaacattataattatattaataccATTGTGATTACATCAATaccattataattacattaatacaaTTATGATTACATCAATACCATTACGATTACAttaataccattatcattacatgaataccattatgataaaattagtaccATTATAATTACATTGATACATTATGATTCCACTAATACCATTATGATTACATCAATGCCATTCTGATTACATTAATATCATTACAATTACATCAAtaccattatgattacattaatacgATTATGATTACATGAAAACCATTGTGATTACATTAACGCCATTATGATTACCTCGATACCATTgtaattacattatgattacattaataccaTTATATTTACATTAATATCATTGTGATTACATTAATACCGTTATGATTTCATTGATAcgattatgattacattaataccaTTGTGATAACATTAATACCATTATAgttatattgatatcattatgattacaCTAATACCACTATAGTTACATTAATGCCATCATGATTACATCAATACCATTATAATCACATTAATGCCATCATGAATACCATTGTAATTACATTAATGCATCATGATTACATCAGTACTATTATGATAACATTACtaacattatgattacattaataccaTTACATTAACATTGATACCATTATGATTGAATGAATACCATTGTAATTACA
This window encodes:
- the LOC139764428 gene encoding uncharacterized protein; translated protein: MSVAGLQVPRAGATLARSRRSSLSWCVVCGGVWTSLCPPTTLGHVSSVNATSGRQSESNTKVVHFASMGAPGRGMSPTFVSLLLLLFVAWCSAPLATAAAAPLDLEVTIPPLLETQPPKGEVLYTVTHDPDQLPEPFTLPCRAEALPLPSYSWLKDGEVFDLEEEEEGTGRVEMIDGEGTLVFHDPRPEDQGSYQCVAENPVGIAYSEITWVRRAVMGNFPKTEPRVVTATLGQSLSLPCTPPEGYPDPSLHWVLQTSDGGLRSLDSPRLTVDEEGTLWFSYVIPEDASEDALYACAASSATSDRQMFLVEDEEGQLTMVEEEPASSPVTSISLPTEYRMGNWVYLNVSYPGDVVTSMPETATEPTLQHASAREIIALEGDDVKLFCIFGGYPVPEVRWWRESRADVESDQLDHHGKVLVLEDLTEADMGSYYCQASNEAGESETQQFTIYVEAAPEFVVEPEVVNLPAGEVAVFNCEASGDPEPTITWLQNGEALDTHETTVVFDALNFNMKAVIACNASNQHGYVYKSVYLNVLSLPPDWVTKPEDMDVLEGEAATLTCEAYGSPDPNMTWAKMEGEEKLLLHDQDDRYDLDDNKLIIKSVDATTDGQYLCIATNKFATVESAAYIAMRGKTQAEASVSSDRVEAGDHVSLDCHIKFDPHLTPTVTWFKDDVQIDLKDDNYHLGRREFDERGNSDEDEDQDLEEAGQRREETWVLEALTVHGQDSGVYTCRVHTELDDATDDLILTVEDVPNPPRLSDVQCGERQAFLQWAPAGDNNAPIVGFVIQYVTPFHPEDWKDAENKIPATETSISVDMSPGLNYTFRVLAFNRVGMSGPSVDTWECAPPGLSPDHDPYNVTVVGTAPGTMLISWQPMEPEEHNGPDFHYKVLWRPVGEEKEEEEEEKEEEVEEEEVPAGEAEDDAGSTVAEEPTSEEGEDRDEDGWHVREIQDWEKSEVEIVDLLPYQQFEVQVEAHNAYGTSPEGQLTYTGYSGQDVPESEPENLALSVAEATDAVLTWDPVDDHSVHGLLLGYKVEYWEDRDEDEDEDTGRDEVLTTGPVGRVQLTGLKPFTTYSARVSAVNSAFTGPASDTLTFATAEGGEERPTSVTPPRQPSSSMDVEMKATEPRIPDMPNFTWSVMRENEESDQDDEGDGLDDNIIIGDTDGDGDVDEDDVSDADNDGDVDADDIKIADINKDGRVDEKDVKAADRDGDGDVDMFDIGDEDGDGDFDGADVLAADEDGDGDIDAADDDEEDTLLEDRDGDGDVDRHDVVDINHDGVVDEKDFSAADVDNDGDVDFDDVKAADKDGDGDIDAADVVDLDGDGRVDGDDLEVTDKDGDGEVDSRDFKLTKAFLLDVDNDGDIDADDVLDINNDGRIDEDDHAIADIDNDGDVDADDVKAADADGDGDVDAADVGDEDGDGDVDGLDIVSADKDGDGDIDARDRDGENILLSDRDGDGDIDQADVTDLDGDGDVDDQDLAAADLDGDGDFDAEDVQIADADGDGDVDAADVVDVDGDGQIDGSDLKVSDRDGDGDIDAKDFTFRNTLLADSDNDGDIDRDDVLDIDGDGVVDEEDIKASDIDGDGDIDGDDVKEGDKDGDNDIDSSDVKDLDGDGLVDADDLGVKDKDGDGDVDATDFVLRKMILGDTDGDGDVDVDDVLDTDGDGDVDETDIEVADIDNDGDVDRNDVIAGDRNRDGDVDEADIGDEDGDGDIDGADVIAADEDGDGDIDAADDDGESILLSDADSDGRIDKDDIQDLNGDGVVDESDLNIADVDNDGDFDGDDIAAADRDGDGDVDAADVVDVDGDGDVDGKDLLASDKDGDGDVDSSDIENLDVFLKDTDHDGDVDVHDVLDSDHDGDVDEVDIAVADVDNDGDVDLDDLIAGDRDLDGDVDFKDIGDQDGDGDIDGKDVEAADEDGDGDIDAADEGRGVDVRVNWKPNFEEHPGVDFYVQSRVQGTDTWKSSPVESRHLYQTITGLDPRRNYEIRMVARDGPYETPSEVIVIPASEAMLQGTVSTVPAGIEECISPAGRKNSPSSEELSRFEMEEPTVGAVMEETNPILWTWFIIAVMVAVTMICIVFFSMWVYSQRENRKSWYHVQLAAMMKRQETVQSVDSFASHDDDFAEYGDESMAIDLLSSVSLVTNPRHQRPPPAPRT